The proteins below come from a single Drosophila kikkawai strain 14028-0561.14 chromosome 3R, DkikHiC1v2, whole genome shotgun sequence genomic window:
- the COX6AL2 gene encoding uncharacterized protein COX6AL2 isoform X1 yields MRALKLNKCALIFQSHLNLTQNFFTSRLKSDSSKSSDATKKAATAGKPSKDAAPDKTTKGAAQNKSAKDTVAAQSTKDAAPGKATKDAVANKSTKEAEPNENAPPPKDETVISGGSTSKPKPPPVSPPSSQSKGKKENCDTIIYQKVAPKNTSKKNQPLTKIQGGALECKGRLPKIPTPPEVNHASRYQKLSLFLALPLIAILTLFIFGSRIEGDRSEFKNYGYLYKREKRFHFGDGNRSAFHNSHYNALPPDGYEDEIDEEGLGQDKETEEDKKSRLKEFQKIFKQWKKHSDKREARAQKEMAAAH; encoded by the exons atgagagctctaaaattaaataaatgtgcaTTAATATTCCAATCGCACCTCAACCTCACTCAAAACTTCTTCACCTCACGTTTAAAGTCTGATAGCTCAAAATCTTCGGatgcaacaaaaaaag CTGCTACGGCAGGTAAACCGTCTAAAGATGCTGCACCAGATAAAACAACTAAAGGTGCTGCGCAAAATAAATCAGCTAAAGATACTGTGGCAGCTCAATCCACTAAAGATGCTGCTCCAGGTAAAGCGACTAAAGATGCAGTTGCAAATAAATCGACAAAAGAAGCCGAACCTAATGAAAATGCCCCGCCGCCAAAAGACGAAACTGTTATATCCGGTGGATCGACATCCAAGCCAAAACCACCTCCTGTCTCACCTCCATCAAGTCaatcaaaaggcaaaaaggaaaattgtgACACAATAATTTATCAGAAAGTTGCTCCAAAAAATACAAGTAAAAAGAATCAACCTTTAACTAAAATTCAAGGAGGCGCTCTTGAGTGTAAAGGAAGATTACCAAAAATAC CAACACCGCCAGAGGTAAACCACGCAAGTCGTTATCAAAAATTATCGCTATTTTTGGCTTTGCCTTTGATCGCCATTCTTACgctatttatttttggctctCGGATCGAAGGGGATCGCTCAGAATTCAAAAACTATGGTTATTTGTATAAGCGTGAAAAACGGTTTCATTTCGGTGATGGGAATCGATCAGCTTTTCATAATAGTCATTATAATGCTTTGCCGCCAGATGGATATGAGGATGAAATCGATGAAGAAGGGCTTGGGCAGGATAAGGAAACGGAAGAAGACAAGAAATCCCGATTAAAAGAATTTCAGAAAATTTTTAAGCAATGGAAAAAGCATTCTGACAAAAGGGAGGCTCGGGCGCAAAAGGAAATGGCGGCTGCccattaa
- the COX6AL2 gene encoding uncharacterized protein COX6AL2 isoform X2, translating into MRALKLNKCALIFQSHLNLTQNFFTSRLKSDSSKSSDATKKGKPSKDAAPDKTTKGAAQNKSAKDTVAAQSTKDAAPGKATKDAVANKSTKEAEPNENAPPPKDETVISGGSTSKPKPPPVSPPSSQSKGKKENCDTIIYQKVAPKNTSKKNQPLTKIQGGALECKGRLPKIPTPPEVNHASRYQKLSLFLALPLIAILTLFIFGSRIEGDRSEFKNYGYLYKREKRFHFGDGNRSAFHNSHYNALPPDGYEDEIDEEGLGQDKETEEDKKSRLKEFQKIFKQWKKHSDKREARAQKEMAAAH; encoded by the exons atgagagctctaaaattaaataaatgtgcaTTAATATTCCAATCGCACCTCAACCTCACTCAAAACTTCTTCACCTCACGTTTAAAGTCTGATAGCTCAAAATCTTCGGatgcaacaaaaaaag GTAAACCGTCTAAAGATGCTGCACCAGATAAAACAACTAAAGGTGCTGCGCAAAATAAATCAGCTAAAGATACTGTGGCAGCTCAATCCACTAAAGATGCTGCTCCAGGTAAAGCGACTAAAGATGCAGTTGCAAATAAATCGACAAAAGAAGCCGAACCTAATGAAAATGCCCCGCCGCCAAAAGACGAAACTGTTATATCCGGTGGATCGACATCCAAGCCAAAACCACCTCCTGTCTCACCTCCATCAAGTCaatcaaaaggcaaaaaggaaaattgtgACACAATAATTTATCAGAAAGTTGCTCCAAAAAATACAAGTAAAAAGAATCAACCTTTAACTAAAATTCAAGGAGGCGCTCTTGAGTGTAAAGGAAGATTACCAAAAATAC CAACACCGCCAGAGGTAAACCACGCAAGTCGTTATCAAAAATTATCGCTATTTTTGGCTTTGCCTTTGATCGCCATTCTTACgctatttatttttggctctCGGATCGAAGGGGATCGCTCAGAATTCAAAAACTATGGTTATTTGTATAAGCGTGAAAAACGGTTTCATTTCGGTGATGGGAATCGATCAGCTTTTCATAATAGTCATTATAATGCTTTGCCGCCAGATGGATATGAGGATGAAATCGATGAAGAAGGGCTTGGGCAGGATAAGGAAACGGAAGAAGACAAGAAATCCCGATTAAAAGAATTTCAGAAAATTTTTAAGCAATGGAAAAAGCATTCTGACAAAAGGGAGGCTCGGGCGCAAAAGGAAATGGCGGCTGCccattaa